Proteins encoded within one genomic window of Bacillota bacterium:
- a CDS encoding Zn-dependent exopeptidase M28 has product MSIKVTDEDGKYMHDFVSRVGSFTRSPGSPGERKGAEMAADAMKEFAHEVKIEDFQLAPKAALGWIKFVIPLFLVALALFKIEPIISALIMIFNFFIVIGQFVFYKQIIDPFYPQKTSCNTYGVINPSGEAKQTIIFAGHIDSAFQFNLIKWWGGRAYTVLVFLVLVTFLVFGLTSIANGILVVMNNYSILFEVPGIVNEVFHIIWIVIICLVPLAILFFFFTTWIETPGCADNLSGVSVALGVGRALNNLKEKGGFFPKHTRVVTMAFGAEEAFLRGAMAYVKAHHDRLKAENTILINVETLVEEDDLFFMTSDLNGTVKLSKRVVDDLKKVAHKLGYKVKTMGMPLGGGSSDSAAFARAGIETSCIIGLDLGKVIEGKGYFNHYHTVRDTPDKVDPKVLQQVLHICLNYLKMKDEEVA; this is encoded by the coding sequence ATGTCGATAAAAGTTACAGATGAAGATGGGAAATACATGCATGATTTTGTGAGCAGGGTAGGTTCCTTTACCCGTTCTCCGGGTTCACCGGGAGAACGGAAGGGTGCAGAGATGGCCGCAGACGCCATGAAAGAATTTGCACATGAGGTAAAGATCGAGGATTTTCAACTGGCTCCCAAGGCGGCACTGGGATGGATCAAATTTGTCATACCCCTTTTCCTGGTAGCCCTGGCACTTTTCAAAATCGAACCGATAATCAGCGCCCTGATCATGATCTTCAACTTTTTTATCGTTATCGGCCAGTTTGTTTTTTACAAACAGATTATCGATCCTTTCTACCCACAAAAAACATCTTGCAATACATATGGGGTCATAAACCCTTCCGGTGAAGCCAAACAAACGATCATTTTTGCCGGGCATATAGATTCGGCATTTCAATTCAACCTGATCAAGTGGTGGGGGGGTAGAGCCTACACCGTTCTGGTATTTCTGGTACTGGTTACCTTTCTGGTTTTTGGGCTTACAAGTATCGCCAATGGTATCCTGGTTGTAATGAACAATTACAGTATTTTGTTCGAGGTGCCGGGGATAGTCAACGAAGTTTTTCATATAATCTGGATAGTAATCATCTGCCTGGTCCCCCTTGCCATTCTGTTTTTTTTCTTCACGACCTGGATAGAAACTCCCGGCTGCGCGGATAATCTTTCTGGTGTTTCCGTGGCCCTCGGGGTGGGGCGCGCTCTCAACAACTTGAAAGAAAAAGGAGGATTTTTCCCCAAACATACCCGGGTTGTAACGATGGCTTTTGGCGCAGAAGAAGCTTTCCTGCGGGGAGCGATGGCTTACGTCAAAGCCCACCACGACAGATTGAAAGCCGAGAATACCATTCTCATCAACGTGGAAACCCTCGTGGAGGAAGATGATCTGTTTTTCATGACCTCGGACCTCAACGGGACGGTGAAGTTGTCAAAAAGGGTGGTTGATGATCTGAAAAAAGTTGCCCATAAATTGGGCTACAAAGTAAAAACGATGGGCATGCCCCTGGGCGGCGGATCAAGTGATTCGGCTGCTTTTGCCCGCGCGGGGATCGAGACATCATGTATTATTGGCCTGGATCTGGGCAAGGTCATCGAGGGAAAGGGGTATTTCAACCACTATCATACTGTTCGTGATACACCTGACAAGGTGGACCCCAAAGTGTTGCAGCAAGTATTGCATATCTGCCTGAATTACCTGAAAATGAAAGACGAGGAAGTTGCCTAG
- a CDS encoding YfcC family protein produces MPPTNKQKQPYPANPGNDEAGPGKFKPDLDSGIRIGKKVFVSSMVILLTLMLVAGILTYVIPSGSYDRTIQDGREIIVADSFKFMERPDYSPWRWLIAPIEVIGSEDSLMILGIILFIIIIGGAFSVMDRAGVMKAVINRTVGRFGQRRYLLMALIVFFLMSLGAFLGIFEEVIPLVPIIVALSYRLGWDSLTGLGMSLMASAFGFSAAVSNPFTVGIAQRLAGLPAFSGFAFRIIVFLVIYVILVTFLYRHIRKIEKDPRSSPVYREDLAEKEKYSGVEEALSPEEQIRMSKAIRFFAFMILLLLAMLVVSSFVPLVADLSFPLIALLFLIGGLGASVIAGIKFKEILLTFGWGIAKISPGIILILMAVSVKFIITQGGIMDSILYYASEGISRSTPYQAVIMIYGLVLALNFFIASGSAKAFLVMPIIAPLADLMNVTRQTSVLAFVFGDGFSNVIYPSNPGLLIVLGLTVVSYVRWFKWSVGLQLLILAVTSSLLLLAVKIGLGPF; encoded by the coding sequence ATGCCACCTACCAACAAACAGAAGCAACCTTACCCTGCCAACCCCGGAAATGATGAGGCCGGCCCCGGCAAGTTCAAACCCGATCTGGACAGTGGAATCAGAATTGGCAAAAAGGTATTTGTCTCCTCGATGGTCATACTGTTAACATTGATGCTTGTGGCCGGGATCCTCACATACGTGATCCCGAGCGGGTCATATGACAGAACTATCCAGGATGGCCGTGAAATCATCGTGGCCGATTCTTTCAAATTCATGGAGAGGCCGGATTATTCTCCCTGGAGATGGCTGATCGCCCCCATCGAAGTTATCGGCAGTGAGGATTCATTGATGATCCTGGGTATCATCCTCTTCATAATTATCATCGGTGGCGCCTTTTCGGTCATGGATCGTGCCGGGGTGATGAAGGCCGTGATCAACAGAACCGTGGGCAGATTCGGCCAGCGCAGGTATCTACTCATGGCCTTGATTGTATTTTTCCTTATGTCTCTCGGTGCATTTTTGGGTATTTTCGAGGAAGTTATACCGCTGGTCCCCATCATCGTGGCCCTCTCTTACAGGCTTGGCTGGGACTCCCTGACCGGGCTGGGGATGAGTCTGATGGCCTCGGCGTTCGGCTTTTCAGCGGCGGTCTCCAACCCCTTCACGGTAGGTATTGCGCAACGATTGGCCGGATTGCCCGCTTTCTCGGGTTTTGCTTTCCGCATCATTGTCTTTCTTGTTATCTATGTTATCCTGGTTACTTTCCTGTACAGACACATACGCAAGATTGAAAAGGACCCCCGTTCTTCTCCGGTATATCGGGAGGATCTGGCCGAAAAAGAAAAATACAGCGGTGTTGAGGAGGCTCTGTCCCCGGAAGAACAGATCAGGATGAGCAAGGCTATCAGGTTTTTCGCATTCATGATTTTGCTGTTGCTGGCCATGCTCGTGGTTTCTTCATTTGTTCCCCTGGTAGCGGATCTTTCCTTTCCCCTTATCGCCCTGTTGTTCCTGATCGGGGGATTGGGAGCATCGGTCATTGCAGGAATAAAATTTAAAGAGATATTGCTTACCTTCGGATGGGGTATCGCCAAGATCTCACCGGGAATCATCCTCATTCTCATGGCTGTAAGCGTAAAATTCATCATTACCCAGGGCGGGATCATGGATTCCATCCTTTACTACGCCTCGGAAGGAATTTCAAGAAGCACCCCTTATCAGGCGGTGATCATGATCTACGGGCTGGTTCTGGCCCTGAATTTCTTCATTGCTTCGGGATCGGCCAAAGCTTTCCTGGTCATGCCCATCATCGCCCCCCTGGCCGACCTGATGAACGTAACCCGGCAGACCTCCGTCCTGGCTTTTGTCTTCGGCGACGGTTTCAGCAACGTCATCTATCCCAGCAACCCCGGCCTGCTCATTGTCCTGGGTTTGACGGTGGTGAGCTACGTGAGGTGGTTCAAATGGTCTGTCGGCCTGCAACTTCTGATCCTTGCCGTAACCTCTTCCCTGCTTCTTCTTGCCGTGAAGATCGGGCTGGGACCTTTCTAG
- a CDS encoding bifunctional metallophosphatase/5'-nucleotidase, whose product MGKNLIVAVVALLLSSLMIFPVTGTVLAVTLTDEGGSADGDKNPEGTEKYLTILHTGDIHARIQGFPRMAGVANEIRARKEALGEPVLLTDGGDFVSPIMNTWLNFMGFAPELTIMQEIGYDVVTFGNHEFDPGHLGLAKLLKNAGYPEKNAVTTLLGTNIVPPDNHPLNEPGLFERTYLKKLDNGLSVGFFGIIGRDTLPPYIFKNGPVTFSDPHEAAREAINILQKEGADIIIALSHANTGSNRDLARDVSGIDIILAAHEHRAEEKPLMENGTIIMQTSSFLEHLCMIELAYDPDSGKLRLRNEESGLPYQIPLDDSAEEDTTIAALVVDFEDKLDRGVRQLTGGKYRGADDVVAHAQFPLKSMKMQEMPLGNFAADAYRIIAGQKIGEKVDFALVPSGMCWGELGPGAITFRDIADIPLMGTGQDLKPGHPLVSFFLTGEEVRRILEIFFFLPELRGKDEYPQISGLRLDYDPRRVVLLDLPFKVVDFLGDRTPVPTFRAVTGADRFTGNGRQSMDDVDYLPIEWGDEKLYRVVTESYILYHLPTVDKVVHLLPKARIVPRDEDGNPLSYMTPDGDISKEAIIHDDQGNELKAWQALVEYAAIQPIGEDGIPGISSYYEDTAERINTVWTIPLLLWPLLAIVLLVTAILLIRRHRRKKKTATA is encoded by the coding sequence ATGGGCAAAAATTTGATTGTTGCCGTTGTTGCATTGTTGTTGTCTTCCTTGATGATATTCCCGGTGACGGGAACAGTTTTGGCGGTCACGCTGACCGACGAGGGGGGATCGGCCGACGGGGACAAGAATCCGGAGGGGACAGAAAAATATCTGACTATACTGCATACTGGCGATATCCACGCCCGCATACAAGGTTTCCCCCGTATGGCCGGGGTGGCCAATGAGATCAGAGCCCGCAAGGAGGCTCTGGGGGAACCGGTTTTGTTGACCGATGGGGGGGACTTTGTCAGCCCGATCATGAATACCTGGCTTAATTTCATGGGTTTCGCCCCCGAGCTGACGATCATGCAGGAAATCGGCTACGATGTGGTTACATTTGGCAACCATGAATTTGACCCCGGCCACCTCGGGCTGGCGAAGTTGTTGAAAAATGCCGGATACCCGGAGAAGAATGCCGTAACCACGTTGCTGGGAACAAACATCGTTCCGCCGGACAATCACCCCTTGAACGAACCCGGGCTCTTTGAGCGTACATATTTGAAGAAACTGGATAACGGGTTGTCCGTTGGTTTTTTTGGCATTATCGGCAGGGATACACTTCCTCCGTACATATTCAAGAATGGGCCGGTTACTTTTTCCGATCCCCATGAGGCTGCCCGCGAAGCGATAAACATTTTGCAGAAGGAAGGCGCGGACATCATCATTGCTCTGTCCCATGCCAATACGGGAAGCAACAGGGATCTGGCGCGTGATGTTTCCGGTATCGATATCATTCTGGCGGCACATGAGCATCGGGCCGAAGAAAAACCGCTGATGGAAAACGGGACCATCATCATGCAGACATCTTCATTTCTGGAACACCTCTGCATGATTGAATTGGCATATGATCCTGATAGCGGCAAGTTGCGGCTCAGGAACGAGGAGTCCGGGCTACCCTATCAAATTCCATTGGATGATTCTGCAGAGGAAGATACTACCATCGCAGCCCTGGTGGTTGATTTTGAAGACAAACTGGACCGCGGTGTAAGGCAACTTACCGGTGGGAAATACAGAGGGGCAGATGATGTTGTCGCTCATGCACAATTCCCATTGAAAAGCATGAAGATGCAGGAGATGCCCTTGGGTAACTTTGCTGCCGATGCTTACAGGATCATTGCCGGTCAGAAGATTGGAGAGAAGGTGGACTTCGCCCTGGTTCCATCCGGGATGTGCTGGGGAGAACTGGGTCCCGGGGCTATAACTTTCAGGGATATTGCCGATATACCCCTCATGGGCACGGGACAGGATCTGAAACCCGGCCATCCGCTGGTTTCTTTTTTTCTCACTGGAGAAGAAGTACGTCGTATTCTGGAAATATTCTTTTTCCTTCCCGAGCTCAGGGGAAAGGATGAATATCCCCAGATATCAGGTTTAAGGCTTGATTATGATCCCCGCCGTGTTGTCCTTCTCGACTTGCCGTTCAAAGTGGTGGATTTTCTGGGGGATCGCACGCCTGTACCCACTTTCAGGGCGGTGACAGGAGCCGATAGATTCACCGGGAACGGGCGGCAGAGTATGGATGACGTGGATTACTTGCCGATTGAATGGGGAGACGAAAAACTTTACAGGGTGGTTACAGAATCCTACATCCTGTATCATCTGCCCACCGTGGATAAAGTTGTCCACCTGTTGCCGAAGGCCAGAATCGTTCCCAGAGACGAGGATGGGAATCCCTTGTCATACATGACTCCGGATGGTGACATTTCCAAGGAAGCCATCATCCATGACGATCAGGGAAATGAACTGAAAGCCTGGCAAGCATTGGTGGAATATGCTGCCATACAACCGATCGGCGAGGATGGGATACCCGGTATATCTTCTTATTACGAGGACACCGCAGAAAGAATCAATACGGTATGGACAATTCCCTTGCTGTTATGGCCCCTCCTTGCCATTGTATTGTTGGTAACGGCGATATTGCTCATTCGTCGGCATCGGCGAAAGAAGAAGACGGCTACGGCTTGA
- a CDS encoding alpha/beta hydrolase, producing MHSKIKQDPYRSERKKEAKSGYKLLIVLILIAVVILGHVRLDIPVETLAQEYANEQSRFLEVDGLDVHYRDEGEGEPLVLLHGWSASLHTWDAWAEILKEDFRVIRLDLPAFGLTGPATDADYSIDYYVDFLDHFLAALDVKESYIAGNSLGGGITWLYAAKHPEKVKKIILLDAAGYKMEMPSITRLAAPEFVRSAIKYITPRYAIRFLVGQVYGEKEKITNETVKRYHRLLLREGNREVLFGVLDRIQDRSNEEVAQLLGSVEIPALIMWGEKDAWIAPELADRFEQDLPDARLITYENAGHIPMEEVPEDTAHDARSFLLE from the coding sequence ATGCATTCTAAAATCAAACAGGATCCTTATCGGTCCGAAAGAAAGAAGGAAGCAAAATCAGGATACAAGCTTCTCATTGTTTTGATATTGATCGCAGTTGTAATATTGGGCCATGTCAGGCTCGATATTCCCGTGGAAACTTTGGCACAGGAATACGCCAACGAACAGTCCCGCTTTCTGGAAGTTGATGGGCTCGATGTTCATTATCGAGACGAAGGCGAAGGCGAACCGCTGGTATTGCTTCATGGCTGGTCGGCCTCGCTCCATACATGGGATGCCTGGGCTGAAATACTGAAAGAGGATTTCAGGGTTATAAGGTTGGATCTTCCCGCCTTCGGCCTTACGGGACCGGCCACCGATGCCGATTATTCCATTGATTACTACGTCGATTTCCTGGATCACTTCCTTGCAGCCCTGGATGTGAAGGAAAGCTACATAGCCGGTAACTCGCTGGGGGGCGGAATCACCTGGTTGTACGCCGCCAAACATCCTGAAAAAGTAAAAAAAATAATTTTGCTGGACGCTGCCGGGTACAAGATGGAGATGCCTTCAATAACCAGGCTGGCCGCACCGGAATTTGTCCGCTCTGCTATCAAGTATATAACTCCCCGCTATGCCATCCGTTTTCTGGTCGGACAGGTTTACGGGGAAAAAGAAAAAATAACCAACGAGACGGTCAAGCGCTATCACCGCTTGTTGTTGAGGGAAGGAAATCGGGAAGTTCTTTTCGGGGTTCTGGACAGGATCCAGGATCGTTCAAACGAGGAAGTGGCACAATTGCTGGGCAGCGTCGAGATTCCTGCCCTGATCATGTGGGGCGAGAAAGATGCCTGGATTGCTCCGGAACTGGCAGATAGATTTGAACAAGATCTTCCCGATGCCCGCCTGATAACTTACGAAAACGCCGGGCATATACCCATGGAGGAGGTTCCCGAAGACACAGCACATGATGCCAGGAGTTTCCTGCTGGAGTAG
- a CDS encoding carbon-nitrogen hydrolase family protein, whose amino-acid sequence MTGKTRVAAIQLEAEIGDLQANLTACENMANEAGEKGAKWILLPEFFTTGMAFNPSIADAIQGPDSPALKMLLNVARRHRAYVGGSFIMRDEDSIVRNAFFLVSPEGIVGRHNKDIPTMWENCFYVGGTDDGIMKVEEKYIGVALCWEFMRSRTARRLRGKVDAVVGGSCWWSVPSWAPGLVTGRWEEKNEETALESVRSFATYVGAPIIHAAHVGQVECSLPWLPMRYRGHYEGGSMIVDSQGGTVAVCSRHAGQGILVGDIGIGRTKPLRDIPRKYWLHARGPIPAVAWNYQRWHGKVWYGRNVEKAKRMKSGRRVLPR is encoded by the coding sequence ATGACTGGCAAAACAAGGGTTGCCGCGATTCAATTGGAAGCCGAAATCGGTGACCTTCAGGCAAATCTGACTGCATGCGAAAATATGGCCAATGAAGCCGGTGAAAAAGGTGCAAAGTGGATACTCCTTCCGGAATTTTTCACCACGGGTATGGCCTTCAATCCAAGCATTGCTGATGCGATCCAGGGGCCGGACAGTCCGGCGCTGAAAATGTTGCTCAACGTGGCCAGGCGGCATCGGGCGTACGTCGGGGGATCATTCATCATGCGTGATGAAGACAGCATTGTACGCAATGCTTTCTTTCTTGTTTCACCGGAAGGGATTGTCGGCAGGCACAACAAAGACATCCCCACGATGTGGGAGAATTGCTTTTACGTGGGTGGAACAGATGATGGCATCATGAAGGTGGAAGAAAAATATATCGGGGTAGCGCTTTGCTGGGAATTCATGCGTTCACGAACGGCAAGAAGACTGCGTGGAAAAGTTGATGCCGTTGTCGGTGGCAGTTGCTGGTGGAGCGTTCCGTCATGGGCACCAGGACTGGTGACAGGCCGCTGGGAAGAAAAAAATGAGGAAACTGCGCTTGAATCTGTACGCTCATTTGCCACTTATGTAGGTGCCCCTATCATTCATGCTGCTCACGTGGGCCAGGTTGAATGCTCGCTTCCATGGTTGCCGATGAGATACAGAGGGCATTACGAAGGCGGTTCCATGATCGTGGATAGTCAGGGAGGTACGGTTGCTGTGTGCAGCCGCCATGCGGGGCAAGGCATCCTTGTCGGAGATATTGGAATTGGGCGAACGAAACCGTTGAGGGATATTCCTCGAAAATATTGGCTTCATGCCCGTGGCCCGATTCCTGCCGTCGCCTGGAATTACCAGAGGTGGCACGGAAAAGTATGGTATGGAAGAAATGTTGAAAAAGCAAAAAGAATGAAAAGTGGGCGCAGAGTTCTGCCCCGATAA
- a CDS encoding AAA family ATPase has protein sequence MKKVISICGKGGVGKTTVAALLSRLIVEQEKQRGLVIDADPSAGLSMALSLPVKKTVNDLRESIIAAAREHSADKLNLAASIDFQLLESLSEYKNLAFLAVGRPEEEGCYCQINSFLRESIQMLASQFDFTIIDAEAGVEQVNRRVMEDVNFLLLVSDLSAKGLNVAETIEKVAARAIGEHKAGLLINRAKNEEEVMNAQRSTSLPVIGWLPEDGMVRDYDINGKSFLDLPTTPALQAVETLMQKL, from the coding sequence TTGAAAAAGGTTATTTCTATCTGTGGAAAAGGTGGCGTGGGAAAGACAACCGTCGCTGCACTTCTATCCAGGTTGATCGTGGAGCAGGAAAAGCAACGCGGGTTGGTGATCGATGCCGATCCCAGTGCAGGGTTATCAATGGCTCTCTCCCTGCCTGTCAAGAAAACGGTAAACGATTTGCGTGAATCCATAATTGCCGCTGCCCGGGAACACAGTGCCGACAAATTGAATCTGGCCGCTTCCATCGACTTTCAACTTCTGGAGTCCCTTTCGGAATACAAAAACCTTGCCTTCCTGGCAGTAGGAAGGCCCGAGGAAGAGGGGTGCTACTGCCAGATCAATTCATTCCTGCGCGAATCCATTCAGATGCTGGCCTCACAATTTGATTTCACCATCATTGATGCGGAGGCCGGTGTTGAACAGGTAAATCGCCGTGTGATGGAAGATGTGAATTTTTTACTTCTGGTTTCCGACCTGTCTGCCAAGGGATTGAACGTGGCCGAAACTATTGAAAAAGTTGCGGCACGGGCTATCGGTGAGCACAAGGCAGGGCTGCTGATCAACCGGGCCAAAAACGAGGAAGAAGTCATGAATGCTCAAAGATCCACCAGTCTTCCCGTCATCGGCTGGCTTCCTGAAGATGGCATGGTCAGGGACTACGATATCAACGGAAAATCCTTTCTGGATCTGCCGACCACACCCGCTTTGCAGGCTGTCGAGACCTTGATGCAAAAACTGTGA
- a CDS encoding 2-hydroxyglutaryl-CoA dehydratase produces the protein MLFGGIDVGSLTAQAVVITNNSIYSYHSIKVKPNPVDSASSAMEEALKKKGLTYKDLAMCVSTGYGREQIQKEGLAGDNISEISCHGKGAQWILPSVRTIIDIGGQDAKVIKVDDKGELVNFVMNDKCAAGTGRFLEVMSKTLGIGIEELGPLSFKAKEVIEMSNRCSIFCETEVHHYLQRGADMADVAAGINKTMAGRVMALVRRVGVEKDITITGGVAKNPAVCKELEKMMNVRLLPYNIDSQIVGALGAALHARKIREEKAG, from the coding sequence ATGTTGTTTGGAGGAATAGATGTCGGTTCATTGACGGCACAGGCCGTTGTTATCACCAACAATTCTATCTACAGTTACCATAGTATAAAGGTAAAACCGAACCCGGTAGATTCCGCTTCCTCGGCAATGGAAGAAGCTCTCAAGAAAAAAGGGTTGACCTACAAGGACCTGGCCATGTGCGTGAGTACCGGGTACGGACGGGAACAGATCCAGAAGGAGGGCCTTGCCGGGGATAACATCAGTGAAATATCTTGCCATGGGAAAGGAGCCCAGTGGATTCTGCCTTCAGTGAGGACAATCATTGATATAGGGGGCCAGGATGCCAAGGTGATCAAGGTGGACGATAAAGGTGAGCTGGTCAATTTTGTCATGAACGACAAGTGTGCCGCCGGAACGGGACGCTTTCTCGAAGTCATGAGCAAAACCCTGGGTATCGGCATCGAGGAACTCGGGCCATTGTCATTCAAGGCAAAAGAGGTCATAGAGATGAGCAACAGGTGCAGTATTTTTTGTGAAACCGAAGTTCATCATTATCTGCAGCGGGGGGCTGACATGGCAGATGTTGCTGCCGGTATCAACAAGACCATGGCCGGAAGGGTGATGGCCCTGGTACGCAGAGTGGGAGTGGAAAAGGACATTACCATAACCGGCGGGGTAGCCAAAAACCCGGCTGTCTGCAAGGAATTGGAAAAAATGATGAATGTGCGATTGTTACCGTACAATATTGACTCACAAATTGTGGGAGCTCTGGGGGCCGCTTTGCATGCAAGGAAAATCAGGGAGGAGAAAGCCGGATGA
- a CDS encoding 2-hydroxyacyl-CoA dehydratase → MENKTGAVKKGLYDRVYSLFSLLQRLPPKISAEELEGLAGVIPDDSANSLKSLFKPSIQDATYEFVRMLGTALEETKRAREEGKKVVLAPFNFPPEIIHAFDNLVPITTEVLTTMGVVTLEGQGERYWDYAMGLGLPDHLCSANTIDLGSTLTGLDFKPDAIISGCVGTCDVNAKTHEFVSLLVGLPQIPLEKAPDNTKRGFEFFKNNYYKMIRHLEELAGEELTEEKVRRVAEKVNRCTELYDDIWELKKEVPCPVPGVFSLFVCATRFAMWGRDEGIRVLEKCVEVARRNLADEEYRARGEIARVVWVYLSYYYDFLNFYDWMEEMRISNMGDALQLAFPETLDLTSKETMLEGMIESAWNNVMTRQMGGVSMSAKWADDIVYVVNEWGLDGCIYCGHHSCKQTWSVFSLTRNEVLKRTGVPTLGLHGDSWIRTMTPIGAIQEEIEQFINNVVLSKRRRRRVAR, encoded by the coding sequence ATGGAAAACAAAACGGGCGCGGTAAAGAAGGGATTGTATGATCGGGTCTATTCTCTGTTCAGTCTGTTGCAGAGACTGCCACCGAAAATAAGTGCCGAGGAACTCGAAGGGCTGGCCGGGGTTATTCCGGATGATAGCGCCAATTCGTTGAAAAGTCTTTTCAAACCATCCATCCAGGATGCAACATACGAATTCGTACGCATGCTGGGAACGGCCCTTGAAGAAACAAAAAGGGCCAGAGAGGAGGGGAAAAAAGTTGTTCTGGCCCCTTTCAATTTCCCTCCGGAGATCATCCATGCATTTGATAACCTGGTTCCCATTACTACGGAAGTTCTGACCACCATGGGGGTGGTTACTCTGGAAGGCCAGGGAGAAAGGTACTGGGATTATGCCATGGGGCTGGGGCTTCCCGACCATCTCTGTTCAGCCAACACCATCGACCTGGGATCAACGCTTACCGGCTTGGATTTTAAACCCGATGCCATTATTTCCGGCTGTGTGGGAACTTGTGATGTTAACGCCAAGACGCATGAGTTTGTTTCCTTGCTGGTGGGATTGCCCCAGATCCCGCTGGAAAAGGCACCGGACAACACCAAGAGGGGTTTCGAGTTTTTCAAGAACAATTATTACAAGATGATCAGACATCTGGAAGAACTGGCGGGGGAGGAACTGACGGAAGAAAAAGTGCGTCGGGTGGCGGAAAAGGTTAACCGCTGCACGGAACTCTATGATGACATCTGGGAACTGAAAAAAGAGGTCCCTTGCCCTGTTCCGGGTGTTTTTTCATTGTTTGTTTGTGCCACAAGGTTTGCCATGTGGGGGCGTGACGAAGGAATCCGGGTGCTCGAAAAATGTGTGGAGGTGGCACGGCGCAACCTGGCTGACGAAGAGTACAGGGCCCGTGGTGAAATAGCGCGGGTGGTGTGGGTCTATCTGAGCTATTACTATGATTTTCTGAACTTTTATGACTGGATGGAAGAGATGAGGATAAGCAACATGGGGGACGCCCTTCAGTTAGCTTTCCCGGAAACGCTTGACCTTACATCAAAGGAAACCATGTTGGAGGGTATGATAGAAAGTGCCTGGAACAATGTCATGACCAGGCAGATGGGTGGAGTATCCATGTCCGCAAAATGGGCCGATGATATCGTGTACGTGGTCAACGAATGGGGATTGGATGGATGTATCTACTGCGGGCATCATTCCTGCAAGCAGACCTGGAGTGTTTTTTCCTTGACCCGTAACGAGGTGCTCAAGAGAACGGGTGTTCCCACCCTCGGATTGCATGGTGACTCATGGATCAGGACGATGACTCCTATCGGTGCCATCCAGGAGGAAATCGAGCAGTTCATCAACAACGTGGTTCTGTCCAAGCGCCGTCGCCGGAGGGTCGCACGTTGA
- a CDS encoding 2-hydroxyacyl-CoA dehydratase — protein sequence MDILHELVTVIENSRIKKAREEGRKIVGYTCLATPREILDAAGIIPYRIKALASGETDMADAYLSRFNCGFCRACLQLGMDGTYEFLDGIIETNGCDHLRGMFENWQHVSPREFFYYLRVPHQKDEDSLEWLTGELELLVVALQDHFNVAIGEQEIMSAIEQQDRIADKMRKIYMSRWNSEVKIPGSEVMSLSVAEGSLPADEFEQLIDDFMEKLPHRKPLECRARLFMGGAATDEIGLISELEDLGGIMVADSFCFGTRLFRREAVSDVPLRRLAETYLLNLLCPRMFLDFYARENYIMEMIEKSRSEGAILFHNKFCDLHGIENVKLRLDLEKKGIPVLILEKEYGATADIGRLKTRVQAFLERIER from the coding sequence GTGGACATTCTACATGAGTTGGTAACGGTAATCGAGAATAGCCGGATAAAAAAAGCGCGGGAAGAAGGCCGGAAAATTGTCGGTTATACCTGCCTGGCCACCCCCCGTGAAATTCTGGATGCAGCCGGAATCATCCCCTATCGCATCAAGGCCCTGGCAAGTGGCGAGACGGATATGGCCGATGCATATCTTTCACGGTTCAACTGTGGCTTCTGCCGTGCTTGCCTGCAGCTTGGAATGGATGGCACATACGAATTCCTGGATGGAATCATCGAAACCAACGGTTGCGATCATTTGCGTGGCATGTTCGAAAACTGGCAGCATGTATCGCCACGGGAATTTTTTTATTACTTGCGCGTCCCGCATCAGAAAGATGAAGATTCGCTGGAGTGGCTTACCGGCGAGTTGGAACTTCTTGTTGTTGCGCTGCAAGATCATTTCAACGTTGCCATCGGTGAGCAAGAGATCATGTCAGCCATCGAACAGCAAGACAGAATCGCGGACAAAATGCGCAAAATCTACATGAGCCGCTGGAACAGCGAGGTGAAGATTCCGGGCAGTGAGGTGATGTCTTTGTCGGTGGCGGAAGGATCACTGCCGGCAGATGAATTTGAACAGTTGATCGATGATTTCATGGAAAAACTACCTCATCGCAAACCGCTTGAATGCCGTGCCCGCCTTTTTATGGGGGGTGCTGCTACCGATGAAATTGGTCTTATTTCTGAACTTGAGGATCTGGGGGGGATCATGGTTGCCGATTCGTTCTGTTTCGGGACCCGTCTCTTTCGCCGGGAGGCTGTTTCCGATGTTCCCCTGAGAAGGTTGGCTGAAACATATCTTCTGAATCTGCTCTGTCCCCGCATGTTTCTCGATTTTTATGCACGTGAGAATTACATCATGGAGATGATCGAAAAATCTCGATCCGAGGGGGCTATCCTGTTTCACAATAAATTCTGTGATCTGCACGGTATAGAAAATGTCAAGCTGCGCCTTGATCTGGAAAAAAAGGGCATTCCGGTGTTGATTCTGGAGAAGGAATATGGTGCCACCGCCGATATCGGGCGGCTAAAAACCAGGGTCCAGGCTTTCCTGGAAAGGATAGAGAGGTGA